A stretch of Tenrec ecaudatus isolate mTenEca1 chromosome 2, mTenEca1.hap1, whole genome shotgun sequence DNA encodes these proteins:
- the KCNE2 gene encoding potassium voltage-gated channel subfamily E member 2, with amino-acid sequence MPSLSNLTQVLEDAFKKIFITYMDNWRRNSTAEQEALQAKVDAENFYYVILYLMVMIGMFSFIIVAILVSTVKSKRQEHSNDPYHQYIVDDWRQKYKNQIMNLEDSRSTVHENVGATGFKISP; translated from the coding sequence ATGCCGTCCTTATCCAACCTGACACAGGTCCTGGAAGACGCCTTCAAGAAGATTTTTATTACTTATATGGACAACTGGCGCAGAAACTCCACAGCCGAGCAGGAGGCCCTGCAAGCCAAGGTTGATGCTGAGAACTTCTACTATGTCATCTTGTACCTCATGGTGATGATTGGAATGTTCTCCTTCATCATTGTAGCCATTCTGGTGAGCACGGTGAAATCCAAGAGGCAGGAGCACTCCAACGACCCCTACCACCAGTACATTGTGGATGACTGGCGCCAAAAGTACAAAAACCAAATTATGAATCTAGAAGATTCAAGGTCCACCGTCCATGAGAACGTTGGTGCCACAGGGTTCAAAATCTCCCCTTGA